The genomic segment CTCGAACACGCGTGGAAGCTCAAGGAAAATTATGGCAATGGGATGAGCACCTTGGTCCTCGTCTACAACGCCACCGGCGCCCGCGTGACCTTGGAGCAGAGGCATGACTGGCAAGGCTACGTCTATAGAAACCAGCCGCCGCCCAGCATGCACAACGGCCAGTGGATCTCCTTCCTCCACGTCGGGACCGGCACGGCCAGCCGTGCCGGCAGGGTCTTCCGTGGCCGGGACAAGAACGGCAAAATTCGCGACTTCGTCGTCGCCTGGTTTATCCCGTT from the Triticum dicoccoides isolate Atlit2015 ecotype Zavitan unplaced genomic scaffold, WEW_v2.0 scaffold96963, whole genome shotgun sequence genome contains:
- the LOC119348584 gene encoding 23 kDa jasmonate-induced protein-like translates to MTTPFGLPITEDTVGALSRYHGKKVITQDDCAREAMRLIHAEGKNLDALEHAWKLKENYGNGMSTLVLVYNATGARVTLEQRHDWQGYVYRNQPPPSMHNGQWISFLHVGTGTASRAGRVFRGRDKNGKIRDFVVAWFIPLNLQPTAVSTE